From a region of the Vibrio orientalis CIP 102891 = ATCC 33934 genome:
- a CDS encoding GntR family transcriptional regulator yields MNTTAITQLQQDLLVKVITRLKEDNAQAGDSLNESSLAQQFEVSRTPLRAVLKHLSTLGVTKAVPYKGFVLLTDAEEITISFATDGEPCRQDLLYLRILMDLFFGELDASFSENELQQRYDANRGEIQNVLRLLETDGIFRRSPGYKWYVDGVLNTLERHAESYRCRLIFEPAGLLEPTWALNLAKFERCRNNHIQAINEPHLVSASQLYELSASFHELLSACSGNRFLLGTMQQHNRLRKATDLVSMHIQSSVAKSCQRRLDIIELLLNGDNRTAAAKLTQLLENDIRVMTRTYKDVMNVSRQQRESLINSITSTPS; encoded by the coding sequence ATGAATACGACAGCCATCACTCAGCTTCAGCAAGATCTGTTGGTTAAAGTTATTACTCGGCTTAAAGAAGACAATGCACAAGCAGGTGATAGCCTGAATGAGTCTTCATTAGCACAGCAATTCGAAGTATCCCGAACCCCGCTAAGAGCAGTACTTAAGCATTTGTCCACTTTAGGCGTAACCAAGGCCGTTCCCTACAAGGGGTTTGTGTTGCTAACCGACGCTGAGGAGATCACTATTTCTTTCGCTACAGATGGCGAACCATGCCGTCAAGATTTATTGTATCTGCGTATCTTAATGGATCTATTTTTTGGTGAGCTTGACGCATCATTCTCAGAAAATGAATTACAACAGCGCTACGACGCTAACCGAGGGGAAATCCAAAATGTCCTTCGATTGCTAGAAACCGATGGCATCTTTCGTCGTAGCCCTGGATACAAATGGTATGTTGATGGCGTATTGAACACACTAGAAAGACATGCAGAAAGTTATCGATGTCGACTCATCTTCGAGCCCGCTGGTCTACTGGAGCCAACTTGGGCACTCAACCTCGCCAAGTTTGAACGTTGCCGAAACAATCATATCCAAGCGATTAACGAGCCACATTTGGTTTCCGCTAGCCAGCTGTATGAACTCAGTGCTAGCTTCCATGAACTGCTGTCAGCTTGTTCGGGAAATCGCTTTTTACTTGGCACTATGCAGCAGCATAACCGATTGCGTAAGGCAACCGACCTCGTTTCTATGCACATTCAGTCATCTGTCGCTAAGTCCTGCCAACGTCGATTAGATATCATCGAATTACTACTTAATGGTGACAATCGAACCGCTGCCGCGAAGTTAACCCAACTATTAGAAAACGACATTCGAGTGATGACGCGGACCTACAAGGATGTAATGAATGTATCTCGGCAACAACGAGAAAGCCTGATAAATAGCATCACTTCTACCCCAAGTTAA
- a CDS encoding TonB-dependent receptor — translation MNVIKGIFPLSSIALAIAAASTPAMTHAQEYTTTQEKMVVVSSRTPKALSDIPGTVWYIDSEQIEQEYRGGKTLGEILAATIPSLDMSSGGRTNYGQNLRGRKMLVMIDGVSLQSSRQISRHLDSIDPFNIERIEVLSGATSIYGAGASGGVINIITKKAQGDELEFESYVGGSSGFNSGEDFDYKLGQSIAGGNEKVQARASVIYTETQGFFDANGDIVIPDISQGSLQFNQTIDFLTTVGVNLSDTKKINFLAQYYDSQQDSPYGLYIENYKFIDVRKGFESDREHGTERIMLSASYVDEAFLGHQLLAEAAYRKEDQTYTPYYQSSGQQITDVLSLKAALAKSYNRFNFVYGIDAYQDSLESNQALYDPTIANSSGDLINKTYAQVGRYPGVEVGSVAGFIQADYAITDNWTVEGGYRYQYMVNKIDDFVGYTQQKNIAKGKGSSADAVPGGETDYSVGLFNLGTIYHINGNSQVWANFSQGFDLADPAKYYGQGDYTLVGEHWQLNDSINVSDSKLSGIKTNSFELGYRLDTGELNLQTAAYYSQSDKSVKYNKTTLLIEDVEDKKRVYGLEALASYWVHDNVQLGASGHYVISELDGDNGWEDLSAGEASTSKASAWAGWYDANLALKLQSQTMFDYEDEADNKLDGYTVFDLVGSYQLPVGSLGFGIQNLFNEDYTTIWGQRAQILYSSHYAPEAYDYKGRGRTYTLNYQVKF, via the coding sequence ATGAACGTAATAAAAGGAATTTTTCCGCTATCTTCTATCGCGTTGGCCATTGCGGCAGCAAGCACACCAGCGATGACTCATGCTCAAGAATACACAACAACACAAGAGAAAATGGTGGTGGTGTCTAGCCGCACCCCTAAAGCGCTCAGCGACATTCCTGGCACCGTTTGGTACATAGATTCGGAACAGATCGAGCAAGAATATCGAGGTGGTAAAACACTTGGTGAAATTCTTGCCGCAACCATTCCCTCTTTAGATATGAGTAGCGGCGGTCGAACCAATTACGGTCAAAACTTACGTGGCCGCAAAATGCTGGTAATGATTGATGGTGTGTCACTACAATCTTCACGCCAGATAAGCCGCCATTTAGACTCCATCGACCCATTTAACATCGAGCGCATCGAAGTACTTTCTGGAGCAACCTCGATCTATGGAGCAGGCGCATCAGGGGGTGTTATCAACATCATTACCAAGAAAGCGCAGGGTGACGAACTCGAGTTTGAATCTTATGTTGGCGGTTCGTCAGGTTTCAATTCCGGCGAAGATTTTGATTATAAGCTGGGCCAATCTATTGCGGGTGGCAATGAGAAAGTACAAGCGAGAGCGTCGGTAATCTATACCGAAACGCAAGGCTTCTTTGATGCCAATGGCGACATCGTTATTCCTGATATTTCACAGGGCTCACTGCAGTTTAACCAGACCATCGACTTCTTAACGACTGTCGGTGTAAATCTCTCTGACACTAAGAAGATCAACTTCTTAGCTCAATATTATGACAGCCAACAAGACTCTCCATATGGCCTATACATTGAAAACTATAAGTTTATCGATGTACGCAAAGGTTTCGAGTCAGATCGCGAGCATGGTACTGAGCGTATTATGCTCAGCGCATCGTATGTGGATGAAGCATTCTTAGGCCACCAGCTTCTTGCAGAAGCCGCCTACCGTAAGGAAGATCAAACCTATACTCCTTACTATCAGTCTTCAGGCCAGCAGATCACCGACGTGCTGTCTCTTAAAGCTGCGTTGGCGAAAAGCTATAACCGCTTCAATTTCGTTTATGGTATCGATGCTTATCAAGACTCATTGGAAAGTAATCAAGCCCTATACGATCCGACGATCGCCAACAGCTCAGGCGATTTGATCAATAAGACTTATGCTCAAGTAGGTCGTTATCCGGGTGTCGAAGTCGGCTCAGTCGCCGGGTTTATTCAAGCAGATTATGCCATTACTGATAACTGGACTGTCGAAGGGGGCTATCGCTACCAGTACATGGTCAACAAGATCGATGACTTTGTCGGCTATACCCAGCAAAAGAACATTGCTAAAGGCAAAGGCAGCAGTGCAGATGCTGTTCCTGGGGGAGAAACCGACTACAGTGTTGGATTGTTTAACCTAGGTACCATTTACCACATCAACGGTAACTCTCAGGTGTGGGCGAACTTCTCGCAAGGCTTTGATCTTGCCGACCCTGCTAAATACTACGGCCAAGGTGACTACACTCTAGTTGGCGAGCACTGGCAGCTCAACGACAGTATTAATGTCTCTGACTCTAAGCTATCAGGGATCAAAACCAACAGCTTTGAGCTAGGTTACCGCTTAGATACAGGAGAGCTCAACTTACAGACCGCGGCTTATTACTCTCAATCCGATAAGAGTGTGAAGTACAACAAAACCACGCTATTGATTGAAGACGTTGAGGACAAAAAACGAGTTTACGGCCTAGAAGCCCTTGCTTCTTACTGGGTTCATGACAACGTACAGCTCGGTGCCTCTGGTCATTACGTGATTTCTGAACTCGATGGTGACAATGGTTGGGAAGATCTATCAGCGGGCGAAGCAAGTACTTCAAAAGCTAGTGCTTGGGCAGGTTGGTACGATGCCAATTTAGCGCTAAAACTACAAAGCCAAACCATGTTTGATTATGAAGATGAAGCTGACAACAAGCTTGATGGTTACACAGTCTTTGACCTAGTGGGTAGCTATCAGCTTCCTGTCGGTAGCCTAGGTTTCGGAATTCAGAATCTATTCAACGAAGACTACACCACGATTTGGGGTCAGCGTGCACAAATTCTTTACTCAAGCCATTATGCGCCTGAAGCGTATGACTACAAAGGCCGTGGCCGCACCTATACACTAAACTATCAAGTTAAGTTTTAA
- a CDS encoding arginine deiminase-related protein, which produces MLKQQSLLQKKQSTVQNANCVVMVPPKEFAFNAETAQDNEFQHQVTESTSQVRLAAMQEFNAMVISLRQAGVQVVEFDYPLGEVETPDAVFPNNWFSTTAKGELFTFPMACKNRQHEVKVDALAEALQQAGRTITLQDSLTDYLQQDAHLESTGVMVKDHVNKTVYAALSQRCDREVLEDYSKRIGYDRVVSFQTALPSGKPIYHTNVMMAIGESFCVICDEVIPEFERRFVIKSLAKDKQVISISLEQMNNFCGNILQLETINGEKVIAMSQSAYDAFSPAQRAQLASHGKLLPFNVKTIENIGGGSVRCMLGEVFLPSRKKQL; this is translated from the coding sequence ATGTTGAAACAGCAATCCCTACTACAAAAAAAACAATCAACAGTACAAAACGCTAACTGTGTGGTGATGGTGCCGCCTAAAGAGTTTGCGTTTAACGCAGAAACTGCACAAGACAATGAATTTCAGCACCAAGTGACTGAGTCGACGAGCCAAGTTCGTCTAGCTGCCATGCAAGAATTCAACGCGATGGTCATTTCGTTGCGCCAAGCGGGCGTCCAAGTGGTTGAGTTTGATTACCCGCTCGGAGAAGTTGAAACACCGGATGCAGTTTTCCCAAATAACTGGTTTAGTACGACTGCTAAAGGTGAGCTATTTACCTTTCCAATGGCATGTAAAAACCGCCAGCATGAAGTCAAAGTAGATGCATTGGCTGAAGCGCTGCAACAAGCCGGCCGTACGATTACCCTTCAAGATTCTTTGACGGACTACCTCCAGCAAGATGCGCATTTAGAAAGTACCGGCGTGATGGTTAAAGATCACGTAAATAAAACTGTCTATGCCGCCTTATCACAGCGTTGTGATCGCGAAGTATTGGAAGATTACTCAAAGCGTATTGGTTACGATCGAGTGGTCTCATTTCAAACAGCACTTCCTTCAGGCAAGCCGATCTACCATACCAATGTGATGATGGCGATTGGGGAAAGCTTCTGCGTTATTTGTGATGAAGTGATCCCTGAATTTGAGCGACGTTTTGTGATCAAATCTTTGGCAAAAGATAAGCAGGTGATTTCAATTTCACTTGAGCAGATGAATAACTTCTGTGGCAATATCCTCCAACTTGAAACCATCAATGGTGAGAAGGTTATCGCGATGTCGCAATCTGCTTATGATGCGTTCTCTCCAGCGCAACGTGCACAGCTTGCAAGCCACGGTAAATTACTGCCATTCAATGTGAAGACGATTGAAAACATTGGTGGTGGCAGCGTTCGTTGTATGTTGGGTGAGGTATTTTTGCCAAGCCGTAAGAAACAGCTATAG
- a CDS encoding ABC transporter ATP-binding protein: MFKKFEGFTKPFPEQEPSQPPSGIFAFCRHYTRGFEVPLIIMSIMSTIVAIVEVSLFGAMGNLVDWLSTSNPETFWQQNQSELLFYGTLLLVVMPILVIGYSLLIHQTLLGNYPMSIRWLAHRYLLKQSLNFYQDDFAGRVATKVMQTSLAVRETVMKSMDVFVYVSVYFTSMVVLLAQADWRLMIPMVIWLCCYIAIQIYFVPKLKSVASEQADARSTMTGRIVDSYTNIATVKLFSHSKRETEYAEKGMNGFLDTVYRQMRLVTGFDVAVEITNYILVFSIGALSIFLWMDGSISIGAIAIAIALALRINGMSMWIMWEVGALFENMGTVVDGMKTLAKPIDIQDKPNAKPIVVDQGGIEFDDVSFHYGDKSKGVISNLNLNIKPGEKVGLVGRSGAGKSTLVNLLLRFHDVESGNIKIDGQVISDVTQDSLRSKIGMVTQDTSLLHRSIRDNILYGNPDASEEDLLRATKQAHAHEFIETLNDPFGNVGYDAQVGERGVKLSGGQRQRIAISRVLLKDAPLLILDEATSALDSEVEAAIQESLNELMQGKTVIAIAHRLSTIAAMDRLIVLDKGEVVEQGTHHELVQSGGIYAQLWAHQTGGFIGEDQTEQKQSA, from the coding sequence ATGTTTAAGAAATTTGAAGGCTTTACCAAGCCTTTCCCCGAGCAAGAGCCTAGCCAGCCGCCATCGGGCATTTTTGCTTTTTGTCGCCACTATACGCGGGGATTTGAAGTTCCACTGATCATCATGTCTATTATGTCGACGATTGTCGCCATTGTAGAGGTATCTCTGTTCGGTGCGATGGGTAACCTCGTCGACTGGCTATCAACCAGTAATCCGGAAACCTTTTGGCAACAGAATCAAAGCGAGCTCCTATTTTACGGTACTCTTTTACTCGTTGTGATGCCGATATTGGTGATCGGCTACTCTTTGTTGATCCACCAAACGCTGCTTGGCAACTACCCAATGTCTATTCGTTGGCTAGCACACCGTTACTTACTAAAACAAAGTCTCAACTTTTACCAAGATGACTTTGCCGGTCGAGTGGCAACTAAAGTGATGCAAACCTCGCTGGCAGTACGTGAAACCGTGATGAAAAGCATGGATGTTTTTGTCTATGTCTCAGTTTACTTTACTTCAATGGTTGTCCTGTTAGCTCAAGCAGACTGGCGTCTAATGATCCCAATGGTGATATGGCTGTGCTGTTATATCGCTATCCAGATTTACTTTGTGCCTAAACTAAAGAGCGTCGCGTCAGAACAAGCAGACGCTCGTTCAACCATGACGGGACGCATCGTCGATAGTTACACCAACATCGCCACAGTGAAGCTGTTCTCGCACAGTAAGCGCGAAACCGAGTACGCAGAAAAAGGCATGAACGGTTTCTTAGACACCGTCTATCGCCAAATGCGTCTGGTCACTGGTTTTGATGTCGCGGTTGAAATCACTAACTACATTCTTGTGTTCTCAATTGGTGCTCTGTCTATTTTCTTATGGATGGATGGTTCGATCAGTATTGGCGCGATTGCCATTGCTATCGCTTTAGCCCTGCGTATCAACGGTATGTCGATGTGGATCATGTGGGAAGTCGGTGCTCTGTTTGAAAACATGGGTACGGTAGTAGACGGGATGAAAACCCTAGCGAAACCCATCGACATACAAGACAAGCCGAACGCTAAGCCAATCGTGGTAGACCAGGGTGGCATTGAGTTTGATGATGTCAGCTTCCACTATGGTGATAAATCGAAAGGGGTGATCAGTAACCTTAACCTCAATATCAAACCAGGCGAGAAAGTGGGATTAGTGGGGCGCTCAGGTGCAGGTAAGTCGACGCTGGTAAACTTATTGCTACGCTTCCATGATGTTGAGAGCGGTAACATAAAGATCGATGGCCAAGTTATCTCGGATGTCACGCAAGACTCACTGCGCAGCAAGATTGGCATGGTGACGCAAGATACCTCATTGCTGCACCGCTCGATCCGCGACAACATCTTATATGGTAATCCTGATGCCTCTGAAGAAGATTTATTGCGTGCAACCAAACAAGCCCATGCACATGAGTTTATAGAAACGCTGAATGACCCATTTGGCAACGTTGGTTATGACGCTCAAGTCGGGGAGCGAGGCGTTAAACTCTCAGGAGGTCAGCGTCAGCGTATTGCGATTTCACGCGTACTACTTAAAGACGCACCGCTACTGATCCTTGATGAAGCCACTTCCGCGCTCGATTCAGAAGTCGAAGCAGCGATTCAAGAAAGCTTAAACGAGCTAATGCAAGGCAAGACGGTGATAGCGATTGCTCACCGACTTTCGACAATTGCGGCGATGGATCGCTTGATCGTACTTGATAAAGGTGAAGTGGTTGAACAGGGCACTCACCACGAGCTCGTTCAAAGCGGCGGTATATACGCTCAACTATGGGCGCACCAGACTGGAGGCTTCATCGGCGAAGACCAAACCGAACAAAAACAAAGCGCTTAA
- the cspE gene encoding transcription antiterminator/RNA stability regulator CspE, with the protein MSNKTTGIVKWFNEEKGFGFITPENGGADVFVHFRAITSDGFKTLKEGQQVSFEVEQGQKGPQAANVVPA; encoded by the coding sequence ATGTCTAACAAAACTACTGGTATCGTAAAATGGTTTAACGAAGAGAAAGGCTTCGGTTTCATCACTCCAGAAAACGGCGGTGCTGACGTATTCGTTCACTTCCGTGCTATCACTTCAGACGGTTTCAAAACTCTGAAAGAAGGCCAACAGGTTTCTTTCGAAGTTGAACAAGGCCAAAAAGGCCCACAAGCTGCTAACGTAGTACCAGCTTAA
- a CDS encoding M64 family metallopeptidase gives MMKHRLKTLAMAISLSGLVSTSAFSNTEVPHELQVTVSENVSSVSYTALELGLETSQQIVIEVIGATYERIGLIELENPLYTQFEEFDEQTGEFISSQAQWFERGFITLSAAQQAILNQGESIRAYTLNENGSVVELLLSGHKAMSSPMVRSAMTSAYKLIDNGSAQDKIDVVLLGDGYRADEKEKFRQDAASVMDGFFSKTPYRDYRDYFNVWLIEKPSQLSGVAENGSPLEGSAFKSYFRSASDRLLLLKDRYQSIDEAKSVLPSDADEIYLVVSNTDKYGGAGYQNIATMTTSLSAVGLALHEVGHTYGKLADEYSYGTCNLNREPSAKNVTMKSSDVKWSHWMEHDPEVGIFEGAQYCAEGKYRPTKNSLMRSLGSSREFDAVNTEALILKIYETIKPLASVSPIEQSIDMQGIQSFSVTTPIPINRLNITWLLDGKVVDSGQNMQLTLDAEQLESGSHTLKAVVKDTTSQVKSDPSGRLVNERQWQLNVADQTPDETGEGFRYVRLVADSEIKDQSFASAAELSFVDSQGAYVPTEQLSIVSVSSEETRYPRYAVQAIDGDPKTFWHSRWSESPLANPPHEMVIDLGGRVELSQINYLPRQDGNVNGTIKDYRLYFSNSAEQWSSPVVSGSFDASTQEKQILIQEPTETNQAPNAIVTTDKNTLEGAGSLLLSGDKSTDPDGDSLVYQWQQIAPTFPLAVLETPTEANTVVRLADTDAKTTYRFSLTISDGELSDNAEVSVVQSPIPEVTQSPLWQAGKTYSSPCQRVTWQGAEWDNQWWTQGNEPGSDGQWGVWRKVNSSQHNQCE, from the coding sequence ATGATGAAGCATAGGCTTAAAACACTGGCCATGGCGATCTCGCTTTCAGGCTTGGTGTCAACGAGTGCTTTCTCTAACACAGAAGTTCCACACGAACTGCAAGTGACGGTGTCAGAAAACGTTTCTTCTGTGTCGTACACTGCGTTAGAGCTAGGATTAGAAACATCTCAACAAATCGTTATTGAAGTGATAGGGGCAACGTATGAGCGTATTGGCCTTATTGAACTTGAGAACCCTCTGTATACCCAATTTGAAGAATTCGATGAACAGACAGGCGAGTTTATCTCATCTCAAGCACAGTGGTTTGAACGCGGATTTATCACATTAAGTGCTGCTCAACAGGCTATTTTAAATCAGGGTGAGTCAATTCGAGCTTATACCTTAAATGAGAATGGAAGTGTAGTGGAGCTTTTGTTGAGTGGTCATAAAGCGATGTCTTCGCCAATGGTGCGCAGTGCAATGACTTCAGCCTATAAACTTATTGATAATGGCTCTGCTCAAGACAAAATCGACGTGGTTTTATTGGGCGATGGTTATCGAGCTGATGAAAAAGAAAAATTTCGCCAAGATGCGGCTTCAGTGATGGACGGTTTTTTTTCAAAAACACCTTATCGCGACTATCGCGACTATTTTAATGTGTGGTTAATTGAAAAACCAAGTCAACTGTCCGGTGTAGCAGAGAACGGGAGTCCGTTAGAGGGCAGTGCTTTTAAGAGCTATTTCCGTAGTGCTTCAGATCGCTTACTTTTGCTAAAAGATCGTTATCAATCGATTGATGAAGCTAAGTCGGTACTTCCAAGTGATGCCGATGAAATCTATTTAGTCGTCTCAAATACCGATAAGTACGGTGGTGCGGGTTATCAAAACATAGCAACAATGACCACCAGTCTTAGTGCAGTTGGTTTAGCTTTGCATGAGGTTGGGCATACGTATGGCAAATTGGCCGATGAATACAGCTATGGGACCTGTAACTTAAACCGTGAACCAAGTGCCAAGAATGTCACTATGAAATCGAGCGATGTCAAATGGTCACACTGGATGGAACATGATCCTGAAGTTGGAATATTTGAAGGTGCACAGTATTGCGCTGAAGGCAAATATCGTCCGACAAAAAACTCATTAATGCGTTCGCTAGGTTCAAGCCGAGAGTTTGATGCAGTTAATACCGAAGCGCTGATCTTGAAGATATACGAGACTATCAAGCCATTAGCCTCAGTAAGTCCAATTGAACAGAGTATTGATATGCAAGGTATTCAATCTTTCTCAGTGACAACGCCAATCCCGATTAATCGCTTGAATATTACGTGGCTGCTAGATGGCAAGGTGGTGGATTCTGGTCAGAATATGCAGTTAACACTCGATGCTGAACAACTGGAGTCAGGCAGCCATACATTAAAAGCAGTTGTAAAGGATACGACGAGTCAAGTGAAGTCTGATCCTAGCGGTCGATTGGTCAATGAGCGCCAATGGCAACTGAATGTTGCGGACCAGACCCCTGATGAGACAGGTGAAGGTTTCCGTTATGTCCGACTCGTCGCTGATTCAGAGATCAAAGATCAAAGCTTTGCATCTGCTGCAGAGTTGAGCTTTGTGGATAGTCAAGGGGCTTATGTGCCAACAGAACAGTTGTCCATAGTGTCGGTGTCAAGTGAAGAGACTCGCTATCCCCGTTATGCTGTTCAAGCGATTGATGGTGATCCAAAAACGTTTTGGCATAGTCGTTGGAGTGAATCTCCATTAGCGAATCCACCTCATGAAATGGTGATTGATTTAGGTGGTCGTGTTGAATTGTCGCAGATTAACTACCTTCCACGACAGGATGGAAATGTTAACGGCACAATTAAAGATTACCGCTTGTACTTTAGTAACAGTGCAGAACAGTGGTCTTCGCCAGTAGTTTCGGGGTCGTTTGATGCCTCGACACAAGAAAAACAGATCCTAATTCAGGAGCCGACAGAGACAAACCAAGCGCCAAATGCGATTGTAACAACCGACAAAAACACATTGGAAGGCGCCGGCTCTTTATTGTTAAGCGGTGATAAATCAACGGACCCTGATGGTGATAGCTTAGTTTACCAATGGCAACAGATTGCGCCGACATTCCCGTTAGCGGTACTAGAGACACCAACTGAAGCGAATACGGTCGTTCGTTTAGCTGACACTGACGCTAAAACGACGTATCGATTCTCTCTTACAATTAGTGATGGTGAGCTTTCCGATAATGCAGAAGTTTCAGTCGTGCAGTCACCAATTCCAGAGGTGACTCAATCTCCGCTATGGCAAGCGGGTAAAACTTACTCTTCTCCGTGTCAACGAGTGACGTGGCAAGGGGCTGAGTGGGACAACCAGTGGTGGACACAAGGTAACGAGCCAGGTTCTGATGGTCAGTGGGGCGTTTGGCGTAAAGTGAATAGCAGCCAGCATAATCAATGTGAATAG